The Nitrosomonas sp. sh817 genome includes a window with the following:
- a CDS encoding chemotaxis protein CheW produces MSAKETDAAQSGQEHSADTYADESAVIGVTAGEERYLIPMTEVSEVIVMPKLAHVPLTQPWFLGLANVRGNLYGITDLGVYLGDKPVPFNLKSRVLLSFTDNKVYGGFAVHSMLGIRKLSEFTQVKSPKKKLPAGIRAHYQDAEGRIWKALSLYALIRDDKFLQIAR; encoded by the coding sequence ATGAGCGCAAAAGAAACGGATGCCGCGCAAAGCGGACAAGAACACAGTGCCGATACGTACGCCGATGAATCAGCGGTCATCGGTGTGACAGCGGGAGAAGAACGCTATTTGATTCCGATGACGGAAGTCAGCGAAGTCATCGTCATGCCGAAGCTTGCGCATGTTCCGTTGACGCAGCCCTGGTTTCTTGGATTGGCCAACGTGCGCGGCAACCTTTACGGTATTACCGACCTGGGTGTGTATCTCGGCGATAAACCGGTGCCGTTCAATTTGAAATCGCGGGTGTTGTTGTCATTCACCGACAACAAAGTTTATGGCGGCTTTGCCGTGCATAGTATGCTCGGAATCCGCAAGCTATCGGAATTCACTCAAGTCAAATCGCCCAAAAAGAAACTACCCGCCGGGATCCGGGCGCACTATCAAGATGCCGAAGGGCGGATCTGGAAAGCGCTCAGTTTATATGCGTTGATTCGTGACGATAAATTTCTGCAGATTGCCCGGTGA
- the argB gene encoding acetylglutamate kinase, which produces MSISSIAAKEKAKILAEALPYIQRFHGKTIVIKYGGNAMVEENLKHGFARDVVLLKLVGMNPVVVHGGGPQIDDMLKRVGKQGEFIQGMRVTDAETMNVVEMVLGGSVNKDIVNLINRHGGKAVGLTGKDGAFIRAKKMLMPDRETAGKWINIGQVGEIESIDPALIALLDTQDFIPVIAPIGVGSEGEAYNINADLVAGKLAEILQAEKLILLSNIPGVMDKDGKLLTGLTAQRVDELFADGTISGGMLPKIGSALDAVKKGVKSCHIIDGRVEHALLLEILTDQGVGTLIKEN; this is translated from the coding sequence ATGTCGATATCTTCGATCGCTGCAAAAGAAAAAGCCAAGATTCTGGCGGAGGCATTGCCTTACATTCAACGTTTTCACGGTAAAACCATCGTCATCAAATACGGCGGCAACGCCATGGTGGAAGAAAACCTCAAGCACGGATTCGCGCGCGATGTCGTGCTGCTGAAACTGGTCGGTATGAACCCGGTGGTGGTGCATGGCGGCGGGCCGCAGATCGACGACATGCTCAAGCGCGTCGGCAAGCAGGGCGAATTCATTCAAGGCATGCGCGTCACCGATGCGGAAACCATGAATGTCGTCGAAATGGTGCTGGGCGGCTCGGTCAACAAGGACATCGTCAATCTGATCAATCGCCACGGCGGCAAGGCGGTCGGGCTAACCGGCAAAGACGGCGCGTTTATCCGCGCCAAAAAAATGTTGATGCCGGATCGCGAAACCGCGGGCAAGTGGATCAACATCGGCCAAGTCGGCGAGATCGAATCGATCGATCCGGCGCTGATCGCATTACTTGATACTCAAGACTTCATTCCGGTGATTGCGCCGATTGGCGTCGGCAGCGAAGGCGAAGCCTACAACATCAACGCCGACCTGGTCGCCGGCAAGCTGGCGGAAATTCTGCAAGCGGAAAAATTGATTTTGCTGTCGAACATTCCCGGTGTCATGGACAAGGACGGCAAACTATTGACCGGTCTGACTGCGCAACGCGTCGACGAACTGTTTGCCGACGGCACGATTTCTGGCGGCATGCTGCCGAAGATTGGTTCGGCTTTGGATGCGGTCAAGAAAGGCGTCAAGTCGTGCCATATCATCGACGGGCGAGTCGAACACGCCCTGTTGCTGGAAATTTTGACCGATCAAGGGGTCGGTACCCTGATCAAGGAAAATTGA
- a CDS encoding RNA methyltransferase, with protein MNSPCPLDHIRIVLSHTSHPGNIGAAARAMKTMGLSSLYLINPESFPDREADARAVRARDILEKIKVCAELDEALDNTVLSAAITARSRDLSPDVFDARQGARELLRYARHQPVALLFGAETSGLTTAEVSKCQMIIHIPANPEFTSLNLASAVQVMAYELRMALLENDAPAAPVESPANFNDLELFYAHLEQAMIASDYLVPERPKLLMQRIRRLFSKARLEKEEVQILRGILTALGKRW; from the coding sequence ATGAATAGCCCTTGCCCGCTCGACCATATCCGCATTGTACTCAGCCATACCAGCCATCCCGGTAACATCGGCGCGGCGGCGCGGGCGATGAAAACGATGGGACTCAGCTCGCTGTATTTGATTAATCCGGAGTCGTTTCCGGATAGAGAAGCGGATGCCCGCGCGGTCAGAGCGCGCGATATTCTGGAAAAAATTAAGGTATGCGCCGAGCTGGATGAGGCATTGGATAATACCGTGCTGAGTGCTGCGATCACCGCGCGGTCACGCGATCTTTCGCCCGATGTGTTTGATGCGCGGCAGGGCGCGCGGGAATTATTGCGTTACGCACGGCATCAACCGGTTGCTTTGCTGTTTGGCGCGGAAACCTCCGGGCTGACGACCGCGGAGGTCAGTAAGTGCCAGATGATTATCCATATTCCCGCAAATCCGGAATTCACGTCGCTGAACCTGGCCAGCGCGGTGCAAGTTATGGCGTATGAGCTGCGCATGGCGCTGCTGGAAAATGACGCACCTGCCGCCCCGGTTGAATCACCGGCCAATTTTAATGATCTGGAATTATTCTATGCGCATCTGGAGCAGGCGATGATTGCCAGCGATTACCTAGTTCCGGAGAGACCCAAATTGCTGATGCAGCGTATCCGCCGCCTGTTCTCAAAGGCGCGGCTGGAGAAAGAGGAAGTGCAAATTCTGCGCGGGATTTTAACGGCACTGGGTAAGCGCTGGTAA